In Xenopus tropicalis strain Nigerian chromosome 5, UCB_Xtro_10.0, whole genome shotgun sequence, one genomic interval encodes:
- the LOC101731018 gene encoding uncharacterized protein LOC101731018 isoform X2, with the protein MKSLIFTLLIFTGFLRERPINDDDEKFYYGTEPVAHAVPGPVCPVPIERNKEEFQCGNTQFVQEKPEPLPLLIPGDITCDGLLCPILPTAGQNPNPQPDLSGAIMQDFLPILPYIKRLFRDTEQQPSMEEILMDFLSPQTLILILLELSCLYIWDKMKAQEAGDGACAGTESEGEQSAAIKPHNHEEDEEEEALQMRESTKRKPRTAKVFFSRKKQICFSNEHQGSKPKGKRLGFNVRRCLCRSPRETERKRRTRGEEKREFQQLSLQFLSLCLGGDC; encoded by the exons ATGAAATCACTGATCTTCACACTTTTGATTTTTACCGGATTTTTACGA GAAAGACCTATCAATGACGATGATGAGAAATTCTATTATGGGACTGAGCCAGTAGCCCACGCTGTGCCCGGGCCAGTTTGCCCAGTGCCCATAGAAAGGAACAAAGAGGAGTTCCAGTGCGGCAATACCCAGTTTGTACAGGAGAAGCCCGAGCCGCTGCCCCTGCTCATTCCTGGGGATATAACATGTGAT GGCTTGCTGTGTCCCATTCTACCTACAGCGGGTCAGAACCCAAACCCACAGCCAGATCTGAGCGGCGCCATCATGCAG GATTTCCTACCAATTCTGCCTTATATCAAGCGCCTCTTCCGTGATACCGAGCAGCAGCCTAGTATGGAGGAGATCCTTATG GACTTTTTGTCTCCACAAACCCTCATCCTCATCCTACTGGAACTCTCTTGTCTGTATATTTGGGACAAAATGAAGGCACAAGAGGCCGGAGATGGTGCCTGTGCCGGGACAGAGAGTGAAGGGGAACAGAGCGCGGCTATAAAGCCCCATAACCATGAGGAAGATGAGGAGGAAGAAGCGCTACAAATGAGAGAAAGCACAAAGCGGAAGCCTAGAACCGCTAAAGTTTTCTTTTCGCGGAAAAAGCAAATCTGTTTTTCTAACGAACATCAAGGATCAAAGCCTAAAGGGAAACGTCTGGGCTTTAATGTTAGAAGGTGTTTGTGTCGCAGCCCAAGGGaaacagagagaaagagaagaacGAGAGGAGAAGAGAAGAGGGAATTCCAGCAGCTTTCCCTACAGTTCCTGAGCCTGTGCCTGGGGGGGGATTGCTGA
- the LOC101731018 gene encoding uncharacterized protein LOC101731018 isoform X1: MASQLLVSSLSISLIFIGFVRRFLCNVQYSAAAHLIRVTCSLQERPINDDDEKFYYGTEPVAHAVPGPVCPVPIERNKEEFQCGNTQFVQEKPEPLPLLIPGDITCDGLLCPILPTAGQNPNPQPDLSGAIMQDFLPILPYIKRLFRDTEQQPSMEEILMDFLSPQTLILILLELSCLYIWDKMKAQEAGDGACAGTESEGEQSAAIKPHNHEEDEEEEALQMRESTKRKPRTAKVFFSRKKQICFSNEHQGSKPKGKRLGFNVRRCLCRSPRETERKRRTRGEEKREFQQLSLQFLSLCLGGDC, translated from the exons ATGGCTTCCCAGTTATTAGTCTCATCTCTCAGTATTTCACTTATTTTTATTGGGTTTGTCAGAAGGTTTCTATGCAATGTACAGTACAGCGCCGCGGCCCATCTGATCCGTGTCACTTGTTCCCTACAGGAAAGACCTATCAATGACGATGATGAGAAATTCTATTATGGGACTGAGCCAGTAGCCCACGCTGTGCCCGGGCCAGTTTGCCCAGTGCCCATAGAAAGGAACAAAGAGGAGTTCCAGTGCGGCAATACCCAGTTTGTACAGGAGAAGCCCGAGCCGCTGCCCCTGCTCATTCCTGGGGATATAACATGTGAT GGCTTGCTGTGTCCCATTCTACCTACAGCGGGTCAGAACCCAAACCCACAGCCAGATCTGAGCGGCGCCATCATGCAG GATTTCCTACCAATTCTGCCTTATATCAAGCGCCTCTTCCGTGATACCGAGCAGCAGCCTAGTATGGAGGAGATCCTTATG GACTTTTTGTCTCCACAAACCCTCATCCTCATCCTACTGGAACTCTCTTGTCTGTATATTTGGGACAAAATGAAGGCACAAGAGGCCGGAGATGGTGCCTGTGCCGGGACAGAGAGTGAAGGGGAACAGAGCGCGGCTATAAAGCCCCATAACCATGAGGAAGATGAGGAGGAAGAAGCGCTACAAATGAGAGAAAGCACAAAGCGGAAGCCTAGAACCGCTAAAGTTTTCTTTTCGCGGAAAAAGCAAATCTGTTTTTCTAACGAACATCAAGGATCAAAGCCTAAAGGGAAACGTCTGGGCTTTAATGTTAGAAGGTGTTTGTGTCGCAGCCCAAGGGaaacagagagaaagagaagaacGAGAGGAGAAGAGAAGAGGGAATTCCAGCAGCTTTCCCTACAGTTCCTGAGCCTGTGCCTGGGGGGGGATTGCTGA